In the genome of Candidatus Pristimantibacillus lignocellulolyticus, the window AACTGGACCTACTGGCGCTACTGGTATCCAAGGAGAAACCGGACAGACTGGTGCTACTGGCGTTCAAGGAGAAACTGGGCTTACTGGTGCTACCGGGAACCAAGGAGAAACTGGGCCGACTGGCAATACTGGGATCCAAGGTCTAACAGGATCTACTGGCGCTACTGGTGAGCAAGGTCCAATAGGTGCTACTGGTATTCAAGGAAATACTGGGCCAACTGGTGCGACTGGAGTTCAAGGAGAAACAGGTCCAACTGGCACTACGGGCGTTCAAGGAAATACTGGTGCTACCGGCGCCACTGGCATTCAAGGAGTAACTGGATCTACTGGGGCCACTGGCATTCAAGGAGTAACAGGTTCGACTGGCGCTACTGGTGAGCAAGGACCTACTGGACCTACCGGGGCTACTGGTGCTACCGGACTTCAAGGACCTACTGGATCTATCGGTGCAACTGGTATTCAAGGACCTACTGGGCCGACTGGCAATACTGGGATTCAAGGTCTAACAGGAGCTACCGGCGCTACTGGTGTTCAAGGAGAAACTGGTGCAACCGGCGCTACTGGCGTTCAAGGAGATACTGGGCCTACTGGCGCTACCGGTATTCAAGGAAATACTGGACCTACTGGCGCTACCGGTGCTACTGGCGTTCAAGGAGAAACTGGGCTTACTGGTGCTACTGGAGTTCAAGGAGAAACTGGACCTACCGGGGCTACTGGTGTTCAAGGACCTACTGGGCCGACTGGCGATACCGGCGTGCAAGGTTCAACTGGGGCTACTGGGATTCAAGGAAATACTGGGCCAACTGGAGCCACTGGCGAGCAAGGACCAACTGGATCTACTGGGGCTACCGGAGTTCAAGGAGAAACTGGTGCTACCGGGGCCACTGGTGCTCAAGGAGTAACTGGAACTACCGGGGCTACTGGGATCCAAGGACCAACTGGAACTACCGGCGCTACTGGCATTCAAGGAGTAACTGGATCTACTGGGGCAACTGGCATTCAAGGAGTAACAGGAGCTACCGGGGCTACTGGTGAGCAAGGACCAACTGGAACTACCGGCGCTACTGGTGTTCAAGGAGAAACTGGTGCTACCGGGGCTACCGGACTTCAAGGACCTACTGGAGCTACCGGCGCTACTGGTATTCAAGGAAATACTGGGCCGACTGGTATTACTGGCGTTCAAGGTGTTACTGGTGCTACCGGCGCCACTGGGATTCAAGGAGAAACTGGTGCTACCGGCGCTACTGGTATCCAAGGAGAAACTGGTGCTACGGGGGCTACCGGACTTCAAGGACCTACTGGACCTACCGGCGCTACTGGTATTCAAGGAAATACTGGGGCAACTGGCGCTAGTGGGATCCAAGGACCAACTGGACCTACCGGCGCCACTGGCATTCAAGGAGTAACTGGACCTACCGGCGCCACTGGGATCCAAGGCGAAACTGGGCCTACTGGGGCCACTGGTGTTCAAGGACCAACCGGACAGACTGGCGCTACTGGCGTTCAAGGACCAACTGGACCTACCGGCGCCACTGGCATTCAAGGAGAAACTGGGCCTACTGGGGCTACTGGAGCTCAAGGATCAACTGGATCCACGGGGGCTACTGGGATCCAAGGCGAAACTGGTGCTACTGGTGCTACTGGCATTCAAGGAAATACTGGACCTACCGGCGCTACTGGTACTCAAGGAATCCAAGGCATCACTGGACCCACTGGCGCTACTGGGATCCAAGGCGAAACTGGACCTACCGGCGCCACTGGCATTCAAGGAAATACTGGAGCTCAAGGATCAACTGGACTTACTGGGGCGACTGGGATCCAAGGAGAAACTGGACTTACTGGGGCGACTGGGATCCAAGGGGAAACTGGTGTTACCGGTGCCACTGGTTTTCAAGGACCTACAGGAGATACCGGTGCTACTGGCGTTCAAGGAGAAACTGGTGCTACCGGGGCTACTGGTGTTCAAGGACCAACTGGACCTACCGGCGCCACTGGCGTTCAAGGAAATACTGGACCTACTGGGATCCAAGGACCAACTGGCATTCAAGGAGTAACTGGATCTACTGGGGCCACTGGCGAGCAAGGTCCAACTGGGGCTACTGGTGCTACCGGTGTTCAAGGAGAAACTGGTGCTACCGGGGCCACTGGTGTTCAAGGACCAACCGGACAGACTGGCGCTACTGGTGCTACTGGTGCTACTGGCGTTCAAGGTCCAACTGGGCCGACTGGGGCTACTGGAATTCAAGGTATCACTGGTACTACTGGCGCTACTGGCGTTCAAGGAGTAACCGGACCTACTGGGGAAGGATCAACTGGACTTACTGGGGCTACCGGAGTTCAAGGAGAAACTGGTGCTACCGGGGCCACTGGTATTCAAGGACCTACTGGAGCTACCGGGGCCACTGGTGCTCAAGGAGTAACTGGGCCGACTGGGGCCACTGGTGCTCAAGGAGTAACTGGGCCGACTGGGGCCACTGGTGCTCAAGGAGTAACTGGGCCGACTGGGGCCACTGGTTTTCAAGGACCTACAGGAGATACCGGCGCTACTGGAATTCAAGGTATCACTGGTACTACTGGCGCTACTGGCGTTCAAGGAGTAACCGGACCTACTGGGGAAGGATCAACTGGACTTACTGGGGCTACCGGAGTTCAAGGAGAAACTGGTGCTACCGGGGCCACTGGTATTCAAGGACCTACTGGACCTACCGGGGCCACTGGTGCTCAAGGAGTAACTGGACCTACCGGGGCCACTGGGATCCAAGGAGAAACTGGGCCGACTGGGGCCACTGGTGTTCAAGGACCTACAGGAGATACCGGCGCTACTGGTGCTACTGGCGTTCAAGGTCCAACTGGGCAAACTGGGGCTACCGGTGCCACTGGTATTCAAGGAGTAACTGGACCTACCGGCGCCACTGGGATCCAAGGAGAAACTGGGCCGACTGGGGCCACTGGTGTTCAAGGACCAACCGGACAGACTGGCGCTACTGGCGTTCAAGGACCTACAGGAGATACAGGCGCTACTGGAATTCAAGGAGAAACTGGATCTACTGGAATCCAAGGAGTAACAGGTTCGACTGGCGCTACTGGTGCTACTGGCGTTCAAGGTCCAACTGGGCCAATTGGGGCTACTGGAATTCAAGGTATCACTGGTACTACTGGCGCTACTGGCGTTCAAGGAGTAACCGGACCTACTGGGGCTACCGGTGCCACTGGTATTCAAGGAAATACTGGACCTACTGGGGCTACTGGGATCCAAGGAGAAACTGGGCCAACTGGCGCGACCGGACCTACAGGCGCTACTGGAACCCAAGGAATTCAAGGCATCACCGGACCCACCGGTGCAACCGGAACTCAAGGGATCCAAGGCATCACCGGACCCACCGGTGCAACCGGAACTCAAGGAATCCAAGGCATCACCGGACCCACCGGTGCAACCGGAACTCAAGGGATCCAAGGCATCACCGGACCCACCGGTGCAACCGGAACTCAAGGAATCCAAGGCAT includes:
- a CDS encoding collagen-like protein produces the protein MQGVTGSTGATGEQGPTGPTGATGATGLQGPTGSIGATGIQGPTGPTGNTGIQGLTGATGATGVQGETGATGATGVQGDTGPTGATGIQGNTGPTGATGATGVQGETGLTGATGVQGETGPTGATGVQGPTGPTGDTGVQGSTGATGIQGNTGPTGATGEQGPTGSTGATGVQGETGATGATGAQGVTGTTGATGIQGPTGTTGATGIQGVTGSTGATGIQGVTGATGATGEQGPTGTTGATGVQGETGATGATGLQGPTGATGATGIQGNTGPTGITGVQGVTGATGATGIQGETGATGATGIQGETGATGATGLQGPTGPTGATGIQGNTGATGASGIQGPTGPTGATGIQGVTGPTGATGIQGETGPTGATGVQGPTGQTGATGVQGPTGPTGATGIQGETGPTGATGAQGSTGSTGATGIQGETGATGATGIQGNTGPTGATGTQGIQGITGPTGATGIQGETGPTGATGIQGNTGAQGSTGLTGATGIQGETGLTGATGIQGETGVTGATGFQGPTGDTGATGVQGETGATGATGVQGPTGPTGATGVQGNTGPTGIQGPTGIQGVTGSTGATGEQGPTGATGATGVQGETGATGATGVQGPTGQTGATGATGATGVQGPTGPTGATGIQGITGTTGATGVQGVTGPTGEGSTGLTGATGVQGETGATGATGIQGPTGATGATGAQGVTGPTGATGAQGVTGPTGATGAQGVTGPTGATGFQGPTGDTGATGIQGITGTTGATGVQGVTGPTGEGSTGLTGATGVQGETGATGATGIQGPTGPTGATGAQGVTGPTGATGIQGETGPTGATGVQGPTGDTGATGATGVQGPTGQTGATGATGIQGVTGPTGATGIQGETGPTGATGVQGPTGQTGATGVQGPTGDTGATGIQGETGSTGIQGVTGSTGATGATGVQGPTGPIGATGIQGITGTTGATGVQGVTGPTGATGATGIQGNTGPTGATGIQGETGPTGATGPTGATGTQGIQGITGPTGATGTQGIQGITGPTGATGTQGIQGITGPTGATGTQGIQGITGPTGATGTQGIQGITGPTGATGTQGIQGITGPTGATGTQGIQGITGPTGATGTQGIQGITGPTGATGTQGIQGITGPTGATGTQGIQGITGPTGATGTQGIQGITGPTGATGATGDQGATGATGATGPNIMSTGISVNRAATNISAGAQIGNWLSANPYYTSADFNTTTGVYTVPVSGRYQISVAIPYATTVAIGVQLGAGNTPAIVLRRISPTTTDLARSPFPILDVNILLLLTLRVLLASGSVNIYTEVILSAGDQIAVFYDNSGITITLNLGAGSPVGQIFTIHRIT